A window of Hordeum vulgare subsp. vulgare chromosome 5H, MorexV3_pseudomolecules_assembly, whole genome shotgun sequence genomic DNA:
caaatgttagtttaaagacaaccatatggctcctgccggttgccgtagcatcgcgtgtaagtcgatattaactattacaacatgatcatctcatacatccaatatatcacatcatgtctttggccatatcacatcacaagcataccttgcaaaaacaagttagatgtcctctaatttgttgttgcatgttttacgtggctgctatgggtaactagTATGATCATTTCTTACTTACGcacaaaccacaacggagatgtgcaaatttatatttaacctctctccaaggaccacctcggtcaaatccaattcaactaaagttgaagaaacacgcacccgccagtcatgtttatgcaacgagttgcatgttagtcgatgaaaccagtctctcgtaagcgtacgagtaatgttggtccgggccgctccaatccaacaataccgttgaatcgagaatagactaaggagggcagcaaatcgaacatcaacacccacaaaaacttttctgttctactcgagattacatctacgcatgaacctagctcatgatgccactgttggggaacgttgcatgggaaagaaaaaatttcctacgcacacgaagacctatcatggtgattttcaTATACGAGAGGGAGATCCGATCCACATACCccctgtagatcgctaagcgggaagcattaagaaacgcggttgatgtactggtacAACTtcctgattcaaatcaccgtcgtcccacgatgcgttccaatctagcgccgtacggacgacacctccgcgttcagcacacagacAGCTCGATGAGGATCTACGCCTTCTTGATacatcaagagagacggggaagtagatgagttctccggcagcgtgagggtgcgccggtgatggtgatgatcttttCCTGCaaggttccgcccgagctccgcagaaaaccgatctagagaaagaactacgaagtagaggtttgagttgcacgtggcaaaattatgtctcaaaaaccctaaaacctctagtatatataggagtaggggaggggctagccttggggctcaatagAGACCCAAGGGCATgggccgaaaggaggaggaggagtccaactccaattcgggttggggaaggaggagtcctcctcttccttcccacctcctttttttcttttggttttcttttcctagcgccatagcccacttgggttggcctcaccatcccactaagggctggtgggccACCATTGGAATATTGGGCGCACTCCCggttgggtgggcccctcccggtgaaaacccgcaatccattcgtcactcccgatacagtgatggtaatgcccgaaatctttccggagaccaaacgaaaccatcctatatatcaatcttcgtttccggaccattccggaaaccctcgtgacgtccgtgatctcatccaggactccgaacaaccttcggtcaccaacacctataactcaactataccaaaacgtgaccaaaccttaagtgtgtagaccgcgcgggttcgagaactatgcaaacatgacctgagacactccccggccaatatccaatagagggacctggatgtccatattgaatcctacgtatctacgaagatcttatcggttgaacctctgtgccaaggattcatataatcccgtataccattccctttgtccttcggtatgttacttacccgagttgatcgtcggtatcctatatctatttcaatctcgttaccggcaagtctctttactcgcctGTGTGAAGGGGCAGCAGTTTGACGAATTAAACAGCGGGACCTACTATACGGCGCTACACGCGGCCGTTTGGGCTCCAGACGCGTGCAGCGCCTTGTTATGGGCCGGCCCATCAAACATTGCTTGGCGCCCTTGGTAGGGTGTAAAAAAAGTTcattaatttttgaaaaataaagttcacggattttgcaaaaaaaaatcttcaaaatggaAAAAATGTTCATATATTTTGAGAAAAATCATAATCAAAATTTTAAAATGTTTATCACATTTGATAAAGTGTCatcaatttttataaaaaattcAATGCTTTTCAAAAACGTTCATCAAATTAGAAAAAAAAGTTAATCGGTTTTCGAAAAAAGTTCACCAAATTAAAAAGAGCTCAtcgaatttgaatttttttttcacCAAATTAAAAAGAgctcatcgaatttgaaaaaaagttcatcaatttgaaaaaaagttcattgagTTTTATAAAAAGTTCACCAATTTTAAATAAAATTCATCGACTTTTTAAAAACGTCCACGAATTTGAAATAAATGTTCATcgtattttaaaaaaattcacaagtttggaaaaaagttcatcgattttgaaatTAATTTGATCAATTTTcataaaagttcatgaatttaaaaatgttcataagTTATGAAGGAAATTGACAAATTTGCAAAAAACCCATGAATATTGAAAAATTATtgaattcaaaaaagttcatcgaatttgagaAAAATCATCTAACTTTTAAAAGTTCATCATTTACAAAGAAAGATACACGAATTTAAATGAAAATCCATGCATTTAAACAAGACATATTTAAAGAACGAACGGAAGAAGGAAATAAAAGTATTCAGCTAAAGCAATTTGCACTAGTAGGCTGATGATGTGATGGTTCCATGAGAGGACTCGCAGCGAAATGGTCTCATGTTCGAATTCTCTGCATGCACAATTTTTGCTATACctgaaaagagaaaataaatggGCCAGCCCAGCAGAGGTGCTGCATGCGCCGGTTAGCAAAAATTGGCTATAATCGGCGCCTGTGGTGCTAAACAGGAATCGCCTTGAACGGCAAATAGGCTTTTCCATTTGACCGGGTTTCTTTGTTTTCTCTATAAGCCCGTTATCTTGTTGCAGGGAGGATGGGCTGGGCCCTTTTTTCAGTTTGTTTGTTTACTGGAAGGATTTGGATGTCGATCTCCAATCcattaacccccccccccaccctccAAAAAAAACAGTGAAGGCTCCTTGTGAAATCTTGGTTCCTTTACTAGAGCAATGTCACGAGTGTTGtcgcagaacagagttattggatttagtgcgctcggcacaactccaagatccgtcatgaactgtttcatccacACCGGAACAAAATTCGAATTTTATAAATATAATTAGCAAATTTAAAAACTAAGTTTtccaaaatgaaaaaaaactGGTTTCCAAAACCGGAGGCGTTGGAATAATTAAACGGTCTGCCGGTTGCGTTGTTGCTCAGTCACTCGTCTGTGTGAAGGGGCAGCAGTTTGACGAATTAAACGACGGGACCTGCTATACGGCGCTACACGCGGCTATTGTGGCTCCTGGCGCCTGCAGCGCCTTGTTATCGGCCGGCCCATAAAAAATTGCTTGGCGCCCTTGGCAGGCTgtaaaaaaagttcattgattttcGAAAAATAAAGTTCACGGATTTTGCAaaaacaaattcttcaaaatggAAAAAATGTTCATATATTTTGAGAAAAATCATAATCAAAATTTTAAAATGTTTATCACATTTGATAAAGTGTCATCAATTTTTATAAAAAGTTCAATGCTTTTGAAAAACGTTCATCAAATTAGAAAAAAAAGTTAATCGGTTttcgaaaaaagttcattgaatttcaaaaaagttcatcgaattcgAAAAAAATTAATcacatttttaaaaaagttcatcaaattaaacaagagttcatcgaatttgaaaaaaaggttcatcaatttgaaaaacaATTCATTGAATTTTATAAAAAGTTCACCAATTTTGATAAAATTCATCGACTTTTTAAAAACGTCCAACAATTTGAAATAAATGTTCAtcgtattttaaaaaatgttcaaaaatttggaaaaaagttcatcaattttgaaattaattttatcaattttcataaaagttcatgaatttaaaaatgttcataaatTATGAAGAAAATTGACGAATTTGCAAAAAATCCATGAATATTGAAAATTTTATtgaattcaaaaaagttcatcgaatttgagaAAAATCATCTAACTtttaaaagttcatcaatttacaAAGAAAGACACCCGAATTTAAATGAAAATCCATGCATTTAAACAAGACATATTTAAAGAACGAACGGAAGAAGGAAATAAAAGTATTCAGCTAAAGCAATTTGCACTAGTAGGCTGATGATGTGATGGTTCCATGAGAGGACTCGCAGCGAAATGGTCTCATGTTCGAATTCTCTGCATGCACAATTTTTGCTATACctgaaaagagaaaataaatgggccggcccagcaggGGTGCTGCATGCGCCGGTTAGCAAAAATTGGCTATAATCGGCGCCTGTGGTGCTAAACAGGAATCGCCTTGAACGGCAAATCGGCTTTTCCATTTGACCGGGTTTCTTTGTTTTCTCTATAAGCCCGTTATCTTGTTGCAGGGAGGATGGGTTGGGCCCTTTTTTTCAGTTTGTTTGTTTACTGGAGGGATTTGGATGTCGATCTCCAATCCATTAacaccccccccccaccccccaaaAAAAACAGTGAAGGCTCCTTTTGCTCAAAGAGAAAACAGTGGAGACTCATTTCCCTGAATTATCTTCTTTAATGTCAGCATGGCAACAGATGAATTATCTTCTTGTCACATGGAAACATTTTTGTAATGTCCACATGGCAAACAAATCATTATTAGATGGTAAAATTAGAATTATTTGGTTTTTAAGACATGGATTTTATTGGAAACGTTTCTAATAGTCATATGGGAAATTTTAGATTTTAAGTTTGGATCAAATTAACAATTATTGCATTTTTTTGGTCTCATGTCACTTGTTATATGTGACAATTCTGGTTGAAACTTGCCCCATGACAATTTTAGACATGACAAATGACATGGTGATATCTTTTTTTTGTCTTTCTAACCATGGAAATTTGTAGGTCTTTTTGTAATGCTCCCATTACAAGCTTTAGGAATTTTCTACCTTATTCATGAAACTATTGGGAATGTTCCTACTTTGTTAcatgtcaattttagattagtactttttatttttctaaaaaattttGTTTTCGACACATTACATTTTTTGTTAAATCTTGATATGtaatggaaacaaaaaaaaattctaaGTAAAGTATACACACAtatcgccaccccccccccccccaaacacaCAATCCCATAATTGTTGGTTTGCTTTTTCTAAGTAAAGTTGTTTCTACAAATGGAAAATTTAgaaataattctctttttctcACACGGTaatttcatatcttgttttgttttctataCATGACAAATTTATATTTTTTGGTAATATCCACATGGCAAATTTAAGAATCTTTCAAACTTGTCACATGAATTTTTTTACACTTTTTGTAATGTCCACATGGCAAAAAGAATCATGGTTGGATAGGAAAATTTGGATTATTTGGTGTATATAAGACATGACAAAAAAATTGTATTGTTTTCTAACAGTCATATGACAAATTTTAGATTATGTTTTGCCTTTTCTAAGAAATGTTGTTTCTACACATGCAAATATAGAAAATAATTATCCTTTCTCACATGGCAAAGCCATATCATCTTTAATCATGGCAAAACACTTTTTTTCCTTAATGTACGCTTGGAAATTTATGAATTTTCAAACTTTTCCCATGGCAACATTTTGGTAATGTTCACATGGCGAAAAAATCATGATTGGATGGTAAAATTTGAATTATTTGGTTTATAAGGCATGTCAATTTTCTAGAAATGTTTCTAGTAGTCACATGTCAAATTTTAGATTTTGACATTATAGCAACTTAAAAATCATTGCATGATTTTTTGTCTCATGTCACTTGTTATATGTTAAAATTCTGATTGAAACTTCTGATGTGACAATTCTAGACATGAGAAATCACATGGaaaaatcattttttttctttctaaacATGAAAGTTTTTAGGTCTTTTTGTAATGATCCTTCTAAAAGCACTAGAAAATTTCTACCTTATTAATGACAATTTTGGCAATGTTTCTACTTTGTCACACGTCAATTTTAGattgttgttttttgcattttcCTAAGTAAAATTGTTTTCTACACATTACAATTTTTGTATGCCAAACATATTGTTTCGACCATGGCAAATTTCTTTATACACACCATGGAAAATTTCATTGCGCACAAcactatttttttttattttgagcaTAACCATGGTAAGTTGTTTTTGGACAATGACAAATTTGTTTTACACCATGGACTTTTTTTTTCAACAAACCACGTTAGACAAATTTGAGTAGCATggcaatttattttgaacatatcATGGCAAACTTGTTGGCCATAACACCATGCAATTTATCTTGCCATTATCTTATGAAACAAGTTCTTTTTAGTAAATCTTGCTATGTAATGGCAACAAACAGTTTTCAAATTTATAATGCTATTTTAAGAAACAATCCCCCCTTTAATTTGCCATATGACAATTTTTTCTAAATCTTGCCATGATTTATTAGTAAAAACAACTTTTGTTTATGACCATCctaatttttataatttttccATGAGCTAGATAAGCATTTCCTTCTATTTAAAGTTGCCACCGGAGACCGGACTATTCTTGTTGTTTACAAATTAGACCTTGGTATTTCTTACTGCAGATACCTTGACATAATTATTGAATGTACTTTGGTAAAACTTTAAATTAGAGGACAACATTTTATAAATTAGAGCTTGGTATAGAGTATAGCATGGTAATTTTTATTTTTAGGGCGTCataattgtaaatttttgttttctatGCCTTTCATGTATGAAGagtgtttttttattttctgttgatGACATTTTTTGTGTGCCTACCACGCTTTACATGGGACCTGCTttctgtgtgtgtgtggggggggggggggggggatgcggCGCAAACACCAACGAACGTTCAAAGGGAACTAGGATGGTTCGCTCGATCAAACCTCTTAGGACAAACAAATCGTTTGTTCCGGTCCCTAACATATGTGACGTCAAGTCTAATTGGTGTCCTACTACAATAATAAGTATTTTATAACTATAGAATAATCAGTTGAAGATCAGATCGTAGTTGCAAAGCTTGAAGATTGATGAAAATGTCACCTTATACTAAAAGAATGATCTGCATAAGAACATCTCCAATAGATGATGCAAATTTTGGAGATGTAAAAGTTTACATCTTCATAGAAATCATTTTTGCAGCTCCACAAAAGTCTCAACTCCAACAGATGATGTATTTTGGAGATGTAAAAGAACAATTCCAACATATGATGCAAATGGGGCGGCGGCGAGCGAACGGGGTGGCAATGGCGGCGCGGGGTCCGGGCGGAGAGGGGCGGCGATGGGAGTGGGACAACGATGGGGCTGGGAGGCGGACGAATGGGGTCGGGGCGATCGAAGGGGGTCGGGGCGGAGCGACGGAGGACTAATCTGAGCCGTAGGACGGCGGGCAGCGGGTGTTGAGGTGCGGAATCGGTGACAGAGGGAGGAGGGTCAGGCGGAGGTGGATCCGCGGCGGGCCGATGGCCATACGGGGTTGGGGCGGAGCTGAGCGACGACGGCCCGATCGTAGCTGTATGATGGGGGGCGAAATCGGCGATGGGTGTGAGGCTTAGGTGGATCCGCggcggggcagcggcggcgggcggcggtgCGGCAAAGGCTGAGCGGGAGGAGGAAGATTGGGCGCGTGGAAGTGGAATGAACGGCCGTTGGCGGTTGGCGGTTGGCAGGAGACTGGTGGTTTTACATCTTCTGCATTCGGAGATGTAAATTTGCAGCTCGAAATGGTATAGTAGTTTATATCTTCGAAAGTCGGAGATATAATTTCTTTGCATCTACATCATCTATTGAAGACAGTTTTTTTGCCTCTGAAAATACAAAAGTTAAGTATTTTTGCATCTGCATTGTCTATTAAAGATGCTCTAATAAGATAGAAAAGCGCCAGACGTGTGTTTGATCTATGATAGGTTGGATGTACCACTGCCTTATACTTGCCATCGAACAACTGTTTGGTTCTCGTGCTTCTTAATACTTATTCAATAAATATTTTTCAACTATAGGAGTATAACATATAGGCATATAATATGTACTTTTAgtttttgtattaattaaaatATAAACTTTTCATACAATGAAATCTCATTTAAATATACCGCAACCGATTGCCACAACAAGCGTGGGAGAGGTATCATTCGATTTGACAATTCTTGAGATACATACATACAGAGGAGCAAATTACAGTCCCTATTCGTCGAGCTAGCTACTAGTTAGCTACTCTACTTAGTACATGATACCACTGTAGGCTGAAAGAGGCAGGTTGAGCTAATCGTCCTTGTCTCCACCGTCGCTGATCAGATCATCGtcattgccgatgtcgtcgagcaCATCGAACAAATCTTTTGCTATCACGTCGTCTCCTCGCTCGTCAACCACCAAATCATCCAGTGATGCGAGATGGATAAATGAGAAACAAGTGATGCCAGATACTGTTCAGTAAataaattttcagtgagttttctCAACAAGTGATAAATGCACTCAAAAGTTTACTGAGAAAATGCAGATGCTATTCACTTGTTACTGAAAGTTTTCTGGAGTGATCAACGATAAAGGCACTGAAAGGTTTACTCACATGCTACTCACTTGTTACTGAATATTCAAGTTTACTGAATTTTTACAAAAAATTCAGTTAGCAGTGAGCAGTAGCACGGCCAAATACTCAACCAAATGCTGTTTTGATAAAAACAAGGGAGGTTAGTGTACTCATTCTACCAAACTAAAGCAGTTTTTTGCTTTTTGTCAGATGGAGACTCTGCTGGACATATGTGAAATGTGGGTGTGGCAAAAACTAACCACTGAACATACTAACAGAACAGAGTATGCATGgttccaaaagaaaagaaaataacatATGAACAGTAAGCAAAATGTTATGGCTGAAATTGAAAAATCAGTCAGCAAAGTGTACAAATATTACTTTGTACAATACAGTGTCTAGAACCACTGCAATAATTCAGATAAACAAAGCACTGTTAATTTGCAAAGTTTACAAAACCTGTTAATTTGCAAAGTTAAAATTCAGTTCATTTGCAAAGGTCAGTTTGCATTGCAAAATTCAGAGTTGGAATAACCTGTCTCTAAAGTCAGacctggaataaatagcaatttgAATAAATGGGCAATACATTTGTCTTTCAATGATCATGACAACCCACTCAGATttagaagttatactagtaacttAGCAGAAATAGTTTAAAAcaataaaaaagaaataaaaatagtgACTTAGAATTGATAGTGACTAATGTAAAGCATAAGTAAATGCAAGCTGAATCAAACTGAATTCAGTACATTGCTTCTTGTAGTTTAAACTAAGCATGCTGGAATATTTCTTTATTTTCAGTTGAACTAAGTTTATACAAAAACTTCATGATTATACAGATTTTAGACACATTTTTGTTTATACAGAAACTTCATGAAGTTTATACAGTTGTCATTGTGGAGTTAAAAAAATTGTCATTCTCATACTCGTTTATACAGTTAATACAGTACATATGACAAGTGTCAATACACCATTTGATGATAACAGCAGGCTTGCTGTGAACATACATGAGCCATAACACAGCGAAGACAGAGCATGACACGGCCATACATGAGCCATACTGCAATTATTTACTGCAAAAAAATTAAGCATCAGCCGTACGGGAAACAAAGGTAGTATCATTAGCTTGACCATTTTCGAGATACGTACATACAGAGGAGCCAATTACAGTTTCTGTTACAAGGAGCAAAATTACAGAGGAGCAAATTAGCTACTACTCAGTacatgataccattgtaggccgaAAGAGGCAGGTTGAGCCAATCGTCCTTGTCTCCACCGTCACTGATCAGATCATCGCCATTGCTGATGTCGTCGAGCACATCGAACAAGTCTTGTGCTATCAAGTCGTCTCCTCGCTCGTCAACCACCAAGCCATCCAGTGACCTCGCATGCTCATGTTCGTGCTCATGTTGGCCTTCTTGTTCATCTTGGACGTGCAGTTCGCTGTTCTCTGGCAACTCTTCTGCGTCGGCATCAAACCAGCTCAACAGGTCGCTCATGTCGACCTCTTGCGGCTGCGACTCCAGCCTGCTGGCCAGCTCGTCTTCGCTAGCTTCTTCTTGGATCGTGCTCTGGTGGCCTCCTTGTTGGATGGTGCTCTGGTCAGCTGCCACTTCAAGATCGGTCTCCAATGACCTCGCGAAGTCGTCCATGTcctttgtcagcgagtgatttgaTTTACGAGTGTTCATCGTCGCGTGGTGCTGAGGCGGCGGCGCCGACAGGAAAGCCGGTGGGTGCGAAGACGGTCGCTTCATAGAGTTACACCCATCGATGGCTTGTCGAACTGCCGCGTTGACAGCCGACAGTGCTGCGGATGCGGGGACAGCAGCGCGGATCCGCTTGGGGCGCGGTGGCTCGGCGATGGGATGCGCCGGCCGCTTGGGCGCTTGCTGCGTGGACGTGGTGGTCACCGCGACGCGACGTTTATCAAGGGCACGCGGCACTGGCTTCTGGATCGTTGCTTCTTGCAGACGCGGCGGCGCTGGCTTGTGGAACACCTGCGGCTGCCTTGCTTCTTGCGGACGCGGCGGCGCTGGCCTCTGGATCACGTGCGATTGCCGTGGTTCTTGTGGTGGTCGAGGCGTTTGCTGCTGCACGGCCATCGTGGCATGTGCTCCGGCAACTCCACTTCCAGCAAGAAGACGATCCCCTGCTTCAGATTGCTGGAGCGTGACGGACCCCGGCTTCAAACCAGGCGAGACGTAGACCTTGCAGAGGACGCACTCCTCCCCGTCGACGACGGCGAACTGGTCCAGGCCGCAGATGTGGTATTCCTCCATCAACCAATCCGACTCTCTGCTCTCGTCCTTGTACGAGTAGCGAAGGTTCTCGCGGAAGCCGATCTTCTCGCCGGCGTTGTTCTCGATCACCTTCTTGCCGTTCGAAGTCcagccgccggcgccggcggtgcGCGAGATCTTGTGGCCGCGCCCGGCTTTCTGCCGCTTGCACGTCGTGAAGAAGAAGCGCTCATGGGTTCCGGGAAGCCGAGGGAACGCTGCCGCGAGGTCCTTGGGCTCCGATCCGTAAACCCTCGCCTCGTGGATGAGGCCGGCTGTGTCCGGCAGCGGCTGGCCGAGGACCCGGCGCCGGAGGTAGAAGTCGACGGCGTCCTTGGGCGTAGGGTTGAACTTCATGCCGACGCGGAGCGCAgcgtgggtggcggcggctgtggCCATGGTAGGAGGTTGGTCGTAGAGCTAGCAGGAGCAGGTTGGTGGCTTTGGCCCCTGCTGGGTAAATTGCGTACTGTATTTATTTACAGATGCATGCATGGATCGCCTTCATCACGTAGTAGCTTGATCCGATTCGTGTACGGATTGGAGTCCGGCGCCATTCCGTAGCCTGGTTGTGTAGTTCGGTTTTTTTATACAAGCACCTAAATGCACATCATGTCATGATCCACGAAAAAAAAGGTCGATCTATTTGTATTGTAAATCTCGTGCAACTCATGTGTTCTGGTTAGGTCGTTCTGTTCTGTATTGCGCTTTGCTTCTTTCATCATGACCAATTGTTTAACCCGGGAGCTCCTACCTGTCACACTTTATCGCAGGTTGTCGTTCGCATGCACAGGGGACGTATGACTGGGCCGGCCCGATCAAGAACTGGTTCTGGTCATTATATTCTGTAGTGCGCTTCCCTCCTTTCGTTACGACTAGTTGTTCGACCGGGGAGCTCCTACCTGTTGCTCTTCGTGACAAGTTGTCGCTCGCACGCACGGAGGAAAAAGACCGAATGTTTTTGGCTGGTCTGCCCCCAGCTGTCTGATCTGCTATGCGACGTCGTCAGATTAAAGTTCCTCTGCTTTGCTCTTTTCATCACGACCAGTTGGTTAACCCGGGAGCTCCTACCTGTCACACTTTATCGCAGGTTGTCACTCGCATGCGCAGGGGACGTATGACTCGGCCGTCTCGATCAAGAACTAGTTCTGGTCATTCTGTTCTGTAGTGCTCCTTTCATCACGGACAACACTGTGCGCCGGCGTGTTGGCCGAATGTTTTTGGCTGGTCTGCCCCCAGCTGTCTGATCTGCTATGCTAACCCGGGAGCTCCTACCTGTCACACTTTATCGCAGGTTGTCACTCGCATGCGCATGGGACGTATGACTCGGCCGTCCCGATCAAGAACTAGTTCTGGTCATTCTGTTCTGTAGTGCGCTTTCCTCCTTTCGTCACGACCAGTTGTTTGACCGGGAAGCTCCTACCTGTTGCTATCCGTGGCAGTTTGTCGCTCGCACGCACGCACGAATGAAGTAAGATTGGACCGGCCCGATCAAGAATTGTAGCTCAAAAATAAATGTTTTGTTCCTTTCGTGACGGGAGATGAAATCGAACCTACAACCTCATCACAACTGCTATGCTGCACTCACCACTCGGCCATGGGCAGATGTGAATATTCACATCAACCTTTGACTAGTCAACTATTGgatacaaaaagaaaaaaatcatgaaataaaaaatatttatggACTTTAAAAAACATTCACAAACTTCAAAACAATGAAAAATTTAGTCAAACAACATCAAATTTAAAAAACTTCATAAATTTTAGAAGAAATTATCGAATTTGAGaacagttcatcaattttgaaaaaagctcaccaaatttgaaaaaagttcatctgattttaaaaaaattcatcaaTTTTAAATAAAATCATTGAAAATTTAAAAGTTCGTCAAATTTGAACAAAAACAATTCATTTATTTCaataaaagttcatgaattttaaaatatgttcactCATTTTCAAAAAAGTACACcgattttcaaaaaaagttcatgatTTAGAAAAGAGTTCAGAAATTTTAAATTATTggaaaaagttttgaaaagttaatggattttagaaaagttcatcgtATCTAAAATAGttcatgaaatttgaaaaaaagttcatcaaattgaaaaaagttcatcgaacttGAAAAATATTCGACGGAATAGAAAAACTGATTTACAAAATGTTTATCCAATTTGAAAATAGTTcaccaaatttgaaaaaaagttcattgaattttAAAAATGATCATGTATTTTGGAAAGAACAATGGATGAATTTAA
This region includes:
- the LOC123399440 gene encoding uncharacterized protein LOC123399440 gives rise to the protein MATAAATHAALRVGMKFNPTPKDAVDFYLRRRVLGQPLPDTAGLIHEARVYGSEPKDLAAAFPRLPGTHERFFFTTCKRQKAGRGHKISRTAGAGGWTSNGKKVIENNAGEKIGFRENLRYSYKDESRESDWLMEEYHICGLDQFAVVDGEECVLCKVYVSPGLKPGSVTLQQSEAGDRLLAGSGVAGAHATMAVQQQTPRPPQEPRQSHVIQRPAPPRPQEARQPQVFHKPPVPRALDKRRVAVTTTSTQQAPKRPAHPIAEPPRPKRIRAAVPASAALSAVNAAVRQAIDGCNSMKRPSSHPPAFLSAPPPQHHATMNTRKSNHSLTKDMDDFARSLETDLEVAADQSTIQQGGHQSTIQEEASEDELASRLESQPQEVDMSDLLSWFDADAEELPENSELHVQDEQEGQHEHEHEHARSLDGLVVDERGDDLIAQDLFDVLDDISNGDDLISDGGDKDDWLNLPLSAYNGIMY